CTTGACGAGGCCACGAATCGACGCTTTGAGGTCGGCTTTGTCCACCGGTTTTTCGAGCAGTGTGTGAACGCCGTGGCTCAGTGCCGCCTCTCGCATCGCGGGCGGAATCGACGCCGCGAGGACGAGCATCGGCGTCGAACGCTCGTGGAGTTGCCGACAGCGCTTCCAGATGTCCTCGGTGAACCCGTCCACGTCGAGGATGGCGAGCGCGATGTCGTCGCGGTGGTCGATGAACTCGTCGAATTCGTCCATGCTGCGAGCTATCTCGACCTCATACTCACTCCTGAGCAACTGCGCGAGTAGCTCCAAGTTCCGTTGCTGGCGACCCAGCGCGAGTATGAGGGCGGCTTCGCTCATCG
The sequence above is a segment of the Halorussus halophilus genome. Coding sequences within it:
- a CDS encoding response regulator, with product MSEAALILALGRQQRNLELLAQLLRSEYEVEIARSMDEFDEFIDHRDDIALAILDVDGFTEDIWKRCRQLHERSTPMLVLAASIPPAMREAALSHGVHTLLEKPVDKADLKASIRGLVKYIDGAGASRFDRGSGSDTD